A genomic stretch from Taeniopygia guttata chromosome 9, bTaeGut7.mat, whole genome shotgun sequence includes:
- the PPP1R2 gene encoding protein phosphatase inhibitor 2 isoform X2, which produces MEEPSVPDASAAGRGPIKGILKKSGSKASSGAAVGARQPSQACDEDDHGKKSQKWDEMNIIATYHPPGKDYGLMKIDEPSTPYHSMVGEDDEDAVSDSEYEPLKADVLSKKLAAAAEGRGPKVIARQEESSEEEDEDEELTPEEREKKKQFEMKRKMHYNEGRNIKLARQLIAKELHGEEEEDDEDEEMRDAADVETMSTEPTEHD; this is translated from the exons ATGGAGGAGCCGTCGGTACCGGACGCCtcggcggcggggcgggggcccATCAAGGGCATCCTGAAGAAGAGCGGCAGCAAGGCTTCGTCGGGAGCGGCCGTGGGAGCGCGACAGCCCAGCCAAGCGTGCGACGAGGACGATCACGG taaaaaatcACAGAAGTGGGATGAAATGAACATCATAGCTACATACCACCCTCCAGGCAAAGATTATGGCTTGATGAAAATTGATGAGCCAAGTACTCCTTACCACAG CATGGTAGGAGAAGATGATGAGGATGCAGTGAGTGATTCAGAATACGAGCCCTTAAAAGCAGATGTATTGAGTAAAAA actggcagctgcagctgaaggtAGAGGACCCAAGGTTATAGCAAGGCAAGAAGAAAGCAgtgaggaggaggacgaggatGAAGAATTAACACCTGAAGAACGGG agaaaaagaaacagtttgaaatgaagagaaaaatgcacTATAATGAAGGAAGAAACATCAAACTGGCAAGGCAGCTCATTGCAAAAGAACTACATGgtgaagaagaggaagatgatgaGGATGAAGAGATGCGTGATGCTGCAGATGTAGAAACAATGAGTACAGAACCTACTGAACACG
- the PPP1R2 gene encoding protein phosphatase inhibitor 2 isoform X1 — translation MEEPSVPDASAAGRGPIKGILKKSGSKASSGAAVGARQPSQACDEDDHGKKSQKWDEMNIIATYHPPGKDYGLMKIDEPSTPYHSMVGEDDEDAVSDSEYEPLKADVLSKKLAAAAEGRGPKVIARQEESSEEEDEDEELTPEEREKKKQFEMKRKMHYNEGRNIKLARQLIAKELHGEEEEDDEDEEMRDAADVETMSTEPTEHAHVTRDQLESGAHSIEEICPEL, via the exons ATGGAGGAGCCGTCGGTACCGGACGCCtcggcggcggggcgggggcccATCAAGGGCATCCTGAAGAAGAGCGGCAGCAAGGCTTCGTCGGGAGCGGCCGTGGGAGCGCGACAGCCCAGCCAAGCGTGCGACGAGGACGATCACGG taaaaaatcACAGAAGTGGGATGAAATGAACATCATAGCTACATACCACCCTCCAGGCAAAGATTATGGCTTGATGAAAATTGATGAGCCAAGTACTCCTTACCACAG CATGGTAGGAGAAGATGATGAGGATGCAGTGAGTGATTCAGAATACGAGCCCTTAAAAGCAGATGTATTGAGTAAAAA actggcagctgcagctgaaggtAGAGGACCCAAGGTTATAGCAAGGCAAGAAGAAAGCAgtgaggaggaggacgaggatGAAGAATTAACACCTGAAGAACGGG agaaaaagaaacagtttgaaatgaagagaaaaatgcacTATAATGAAGGAAGAAACATCAAACTGGCAAGGCAGCTCATTGCAAAAGAACTACATGgtgaagaagaggaagatgatgaGGATGAAGAGATGCGTGATGCTGCAGATGTAGAAACAATGAGTACAGAACCTACTGAACACG
- the APOD gene encoding apolipoprotein D, with translation MLGPAVRLSVLLSLFSIGKGQMFHMGPCPDPSVQEEFDINKYLGKWYEIEKLPSTFEKGSCIQANYSLKENGKFKVVNKEMLANGKINEAEGELMHMDVKQPAKLGVRFNWFMPAAPYWVISTDYENYSLVYSCTNILWLFHMDYAWILSRAPDMHPETVEHLKSVLESYKISTEKMMPTDQANCPAEM, from the exons ATGCTGGGCCCCGCAGTGCGGCTCTCGGTCCTGCTCAGCCTCTTCAGCATTGGGAAAGGCCAGATGTTTCATATGGGACCATGCCCAGATCCATCAGTTCAAGAAGAATTCGATATCAACAAG TATTTGGGGAAATGGTACGAGATAGAGAAGCTGCCCTCAACTTTTGAGAAAGGAAGCTGCATCCAGGCAAATTACTCATTGAAGGAGAACGGGAAGTTCAAGGTGGTCAACAAGGAGATGCT TGCCAATGGCAAAATCAATGAAGCTGAAGGAGAACTGATGCACATGGACGTGAAGCAGCCGGCCAAGCTGGGCGTCCGCTTTAACTGGT TCATGCCTGCTGCCCCTTACTGGGTCATCTCCACTGACTATGAAAATTACTCCCTGGTTTACTCCTGCACTAACATCCTCTGGCTCTTCCACATGGACTATGCCTGGATTCTGTCAAGAGCTCCTGACATGCACCCAGAAACCGTGGAGCACCTGAAGAGTGTTCTCGAGTCCTACAAGATCAGCACTGAGAAAATGATGCCCACTGATCAAGCCAACTGCCCCGCTGAGATGTAA